The Syntrophobacterales bacterium genome has a segment encoding these proteins:
- a CDS encoding 1-acyl-sn-glycerol-3-phosphate acyltransferase: protein MFRSAILVAFSVMVTAFMAVSATILPFISPGEEKVHLIANIWARMLLRLSAVRVEVEGVENVSLDKPQIFMSNHQSDFDILIVLAHIPGQFRWIAKKELFKIPIFGKAMRNAGYIEIDRQHHENAMKSLDEAAKKIRDGKSVVTFPEGTRSRNGEIKNFKQGMFYLAIQSGVPIVPISIIGASEIMPKRSLLIKPGTIKMIIGKPVNVSPYKIETRGKLIDLVRGIIIRNFEKGALSEKTDE from the coding sequence ATGTTTCGATCCGCGATACTTGTAGCATTTTCGGTTATGGTAACTGCCTTCATGGCCGTATCTGCCACTATTTTACCATTTATTTCCCCCGGAGAAGAGAAGGTCCACCTGATTGCCAATATCTGGGCAAGGATGCTGCTTAGGCTCTCGGCCGTCCGGGTTGAGGTGGAAGGGGTGGAGAACGTCTCTTTGGACAAACCACAGATATTTATGTCCAACCACCAGAGCGATTTCGACATCCTGATCGTTTTGGCGCATATCCCTGGACAGTTTCGCTGGATTGCCAAGAAAGAGCTTTTCAAAATTCCCATTTTCGGCAAGGCGATGAGAAATGCCGGCTATATCGAGATTGATCGGCAGCACCACGAAAACGCGATGAAAAGCCTTGACGAGGCGGCAAAAAAGATTCGGGATGGCAAATCGGTGGTCACCTTTCCCGAGGGGACGAGAAGCCGGAACGGTGAGATAAAGAATTTCAAACAGGGGATGTTTTACCTCGCCATCCAGTCGGGCGTGCCCATCGTTCCCATCTCGATTATCGGCGCCAGCGAGATCATGCCGAAGCGGAGTCTTCTGATAAAACCGGGAACAATTAAAATGATTATCGGTAAGCCTGTCAATGTGTCTCCATATAAGATTGAAACACGGGGGAAACTGATTGACCTGGTTCGCGGCATCATAATCAGAAATTTTGAAAAGGGGGCATTGTCGGAGAAAACTGATGAATAG
- the trmFO gene encoding methylenetetrahydrofolate--tRNA-(uracil(54)-C(5))-methyltransferase (FADH(2)-oxidizing) TrmFO, giving the protein MGKDAPVAVIGGGLAGCEAAWQLLRRGCRVRLYEMKPERFSPAHKSPLLAELVCSNSLRSDDPHNAVGLLKEEMRQMDSLLLAAAAVTAVPAGKALAVDRTAFSRYIEEKLSENQNLEIIRGEITEIPPAGIVVIASGPLTSDSLAAALSRLTNAGSLSFYDAISPIVEAESIDMTKVFAASRYGHGTADYLNCPLSRAEYETFWKALTEAENVPLREFEEKKFFEGCLPIEVIAKRGIETLAYGPMKPVGLLDPRTGRQPYAAVQLRREDREGILYNIVGFQTKMTWPEQQRVLRMIPGLENAEFARYGSIHRNTFIDSPRLLLPTLQLGADQRIFFAGQITGVEGYVESAAMGLVAGINVSRLLAEKELLLPPPETALGALIGHLTNRESKIFQPMNVTFGLFPPLPGRIPKKERGALYSQRALAALASWQESLGPLSLLT; this is encoded by the coding sequence CTGGGCAAGGACGCACCAGTCGCTGTAATCGGCGGGGGACTGGCCGGTTGCGAGGCGGCATGGCAACTGCTGCGGCGGGGATGCCGGGTGCGCCTTTACGAAATGAAGCCGGAGCGTTTTTCTCCGGCGCACAAGTCGCCGCTTTTGGCCGAACTTGTCTGCAGCAATTCGCTCCGCTCCGACGACCCGCACAATGCCGTAGGCCTCCTGAAAGAGGAGATGCGGCAGATGGATTCGTTGCTTCTTGCCGCGGCCGCCGTAACTGCCGTCCCGGCGGGAAAGGCGCTCGCCGTAGACCGAACCGCCTTTTCCCGCTATATTGAGGAAAAACTTTCTGAAAATCAAAATTTGGAGATAATCCGCGGTGAAATAACCGAGATTCCGCCTGCGGGGATAGTCGTCATCGCCTCCGGGCCGCTTACCTCCGATAGCCTTGCCGCGGCGCTCTCCCGCCTGACCAATGCCGGCAGCCTCTCTTTTTATGACGCCATTTCGCCGATTGTCGAAGCGGAATCAATCGACATGACGAAGGTATTCGCCGCTTCCCGTTACGGTCACGGCACGGCTGACTACCTGAACTGTCCCCTGTCTCGCGCCGAGTACGAGACATTCTGGAAGGCGCTGACCGAGGCCGAAAATGTACCCCTTCGGGAGTTCGAGGAGAAAAAGTTTTTTGAGGGCTGTCTGCCGATCGAGGTCATTGCCAAGCGCGGGATTGAAACCCTTGCCTACGGCCCGATGAAGCCCGTCGGTCTGCTTGACCCCCGCACCGGCCGCCAGCCTTACGCGGCGGTGCAACTGCGCCGGGAGGACAGGGAGGGCATCCTCTACAACATCGTCGGGTTTCAGACGAAAATGACCTGGCCGGAACAGCAGCGGGTGCTGCGCATGATCCCCGGTCTGGAAAATGCCGAGTTCGCCCGTTACGGAAGCATCCATCGCAACACCTTTATTGACTCCCCCCGCCTGCTTTTGCCGACGCTCCAACTGGGCGCCGACCAGCGGATATTTTTCGCCGGGCAGATTACAGGCGTCGAAGGGTATGTCGAATCGGCGGCGATGGGGCTTGTGGCCGGGATTAATGTCTCCCGCCTGCTGGCCGAAAAGGAATTGCTCCTGCCCCCGCCGGAAACGGCCCTGGGCGCGCTCATCGGTCATCTGACAAATCGGGAAAGCAAAATTTTCCAGCCGATGAATGTTACCTTCGGCCTCTTCCCGCCGCTGCCGGGCCGAATCCCCAAAAAAGAACGGGGCGCGCTCTACTCCCAACGGGCCCTCGCCGCGCTTGCCTCGTGGCAGGAAAGCCTTGGGCCGCTTTCCCTGTTGACTTAA